A single Pagrus major chromosome 19, Pma_NU_1.0 DNA region contains:
- the nell3 gene encoding uncharacterized protein nell3: MQKMVLVAPALLLLLSWASLQAVAEICRGTHCSGAEHADPRPCTGAHCPGSRSSRPPRQYNPTTQGRAAQIVASQHHAYPGSPRAASEAHHPAAQPLRGRHGDSGGGARFRALDALPAGCTDVDCAALVKQFQPTNDTRDCRGIECRLPLRIRPSKPRARSCVGEGCLVGSEESVSSAAAAASQLPPPVHLSDRAAQFLGDFPELGYPSPELGSAPLGVQLTCDIKPGENEVPSEDALILHLQLAKGQEKLVEALRAQQVVIRDLQQKLADQQEALLSQQREILDQQRRMYEQMDVVKAQYGLLSDTVKQVSFQGLQGELQSYFENHLAGLQSQARSHLQKSYAVHKMDVDTKVMDVVGEAHLPQPLLGCPTPCGQEEFCDFQRDPPQCEKCTMCPPGFFLISQCSPTADRMCQDRDECLELPNICGERVKCLNTPGGFRCLGVSDRDAVMGLCGHDYFYNQELQECQACSDCDGEPVAVPCTAVIDSVCGPSSESRLSQSWRANVVVPPPRTSGANIFPGLQLKIRGKETTDLLSDEAGQVTFLQHGLVWLDHNFAIKHSCRNFLQVGMRLNGSQEEEGRDLSAARIEQPDGKYFQGVSISSGVEVEPNHTFTLLLKSPNQHCNHSKDIHVYDVTTPSFSLLWLSHDTGAVAMTAQLSLLAHYQTSYRPTFRMTSVSDPYMIILSHDNRGVRFTESGVVKFVLQQALYSMGQTCIREGFSLIAYTNHNGTGQEVMQAFKTGVNYRDTSITLSGAVSVDSGDTLSFEISSPSQCNIRYFGDSTGISMLSLIWIPSAVSSALTATVSRTGLPSGAVRNKPLLFQQISADTPQVHLARSGEPNSRKNFIFHDKGTANIALNLKLIHSCNVVKLTLQQVGGQGGQAGPVAQQVSGYMPEGSQWASVGLRASFQVQNGTAVFVTLDCIRGRVNQITHEGGTNISILWVAV, encoded by the exons ATGCAAAAAATGGTTTTAGTGGCACCGGCGCTGTTGCTGCTCCTCTCCTGGGCATCGCTGCAAGCTGTCGCAGAGATCTGCCGGGGGACGCACTGCTCCGGCGCGGAGCACGCCGATCCAAGACCGTGCACCGGCGCGCACTGCCCGGGGAGCAGATCCTCCAGACCTCCCCGCCAGTACAACCCGACGACGCAGGGGAGGGCGGCGCAGATAGTCGCCAGCCAACACCACGCGTACCCGGGCTCTCCAAGAGCGGCGTCGGAAGCGCATCACCCGGCTGCGCAGCCTCTCCGCGGGCGGCACGGTGACAGCGGCGGCGGCGCGCGGTTCAGAGCGCTGGACGCTCTCCCCGCAGGGTGCACCGATGTGGACTGCGCCGCTCTTGTGAAGCAATTTCAGCCCACTAATGACACCCGAGACTGTAGAGGGATCGAGTGCAGACTGCCGCTGAGGATACGGCCAAGTAAACCTCGAGCGAGGTCGTGTGTGGGAGAGGGATGTCTGGTCGGATCAGAGGAGAGCGTCTcctccgccgccgccgccgccagccagctccctcctcctgtccatctgtccGACAGAGCCGCGCAGTTTCTGGGAGATTTTCCGGAGCTTGGATATCCGTCGCCGGAACTTGGCAGCGCGCCTTTGGGTGTCCAACTCACATGTGACATCAAGCCAG GTGAGAATGAAGTTCCCTCCGAAGATGCCCTCATCCTGCACCTCCAGCTGGCCAAGGGTCAGGAGAAGCTGGTGGAGGCCCTGCGAGCCCAGCAGGTTGTCATCCGTGACCTGCAGCAGAAGCTGGCGGACCAACAGGAGGCGCTGCTCTCCCAGCAGAGGGAGATCCTGGATCAGCAGCGGCGCATGTACGAGCAGATGGACGTGGTGAAGGCCCAGTACGGCCTCCTCTCGGACACAGTCAAGCAGGTCTCCTTCCAGGGCCTGCAGGGCGAGCTGCAGAGCTACTTCGAGAACCACCTGGCGGGGCTGCAGAGCCAGGCCCGCAGCCACCTGCAGAAGTCCTACGCAGTCCACAAAATGGACGTGGACACGAAGGTGATGGATGTAGTCGGGGAGGCTCATTTGCCTCAACCTCTGCTGGGGTGCCCGACGCCCTGTGGGCAGGAGGAGTTCTGTGATTTTCAGAGGGATCCACCGCAGTGTGAGAAGTGCACCATGTGTCCGCCGGGCTTCTTTCTGATCTCGCAGTGTTCTCCGACTGCAGACAGAATGTGCCAG GACAGAGATGAATGCCTTGAATTACCAAACATTTGTGGAGAGCGAGTGAAGTGCCTTAATACTCCAG GGGGCTTCAGATGCCTGGGAGTGTCTGACAGAGATGCAGTGATGGGCTTGTGCGGTCACGACTACTTCTACAACCAGGAGCTGCAGGAGTGCCAGGCCTGCTCTGACTGCGACGGAGAGCCTGTCGCTGTTCCCTGCACAGCCGTCATTGACTCTGTCTGCGGCCCGTCTTCAGAGAGCCGCCTCTCCCAGTCTTGGCGGGCCAACGTGGTGGTTCCCCCTCCACGGACTTCTGGCGCCAACATCTTCCCCGGGCTTCAACTAAAAATCCGAGGCAAAGAGACGACGGATCTGCTGTCCGACGAGGCGGGGCAGGTGACGTTCCTGCAGCACGGCCTGGTGTGGTTGGATCATAACTTTGCGATAAAGCACAGCTGCAGGAACTTCCTTCAGGTGGGGATGAGGCTCAATGggagccaggaggaggagggtcggGACCTCAGTGCTGCTCGCATCGAACAGCCAGATGGGAAGTACTTCCAGGGCGTCAGCATCAGCAGCGGAGTCGAGGTGGAGCCCAACCACaccttcactctgctgctgaagaGCCCAAATCAACACTGCAACCACAGCAAGGATATTCACGTCTACGACGTCACCACTCCCTCTTTCAGCCTGCTCTGGTTGTCTCATGATACCGGTGCCGTGGCTATGACGGCTCAGTTGTCCCTGTTGGCGCACTACCAGACCAGCTACCGCCCAACTTTCCGCATGACCTCAGTGTCCGACCCGTATATGATCATTCTAAGTCACGACAACCGCGGCGTGCGCTTCACAGAAAGCGGTGTTGTAAAGTTCGTCCTCCAGCAGGCGCTCTACTCCATGGGCCAAACCTGCATTCGAGAGGGTTTCTCCTTGATCGCCTACACTAATCACAACGGGACTGGCCAGGAGGTGATGCAAGCCTTCAAGACGGGCGTCAACTACAGGGACACCTCCATCACCCTCTCTGGCGCTGTGAGCGTGGACAGCGGGGACACGCTCAGCTTTGAGATCTCATCTCCGTCCCAGTGCAACATCCGCTACTTCGGGGACAGCACTGGGATCAGTATGCTGAGCCTCATCTGGATTCCTTCGGCGGTGTCATCAGCCCTGACTGCTACTGTGTCCAGGACCGGTCTGCCCTCCGGAGCAGTCAGGAACAAGCCGCTGTTATTCCAGCAGATCAGCGCGGACACGCCGCAGGTTCATTTGGCACGCTCAGGGGAGCCGAACAGCCGGAAGAACTTTATATTCCACGACAAAGGGACGGCGAACATAGCCCTGAACCTGAAGCTGATACACTCTTGCAATGTTGTTAAACTCACCTTGCAGCAGGTGGGCGGTCAGGGCGGGCAGGCAGGtcctgtggctcagcaggtgTCTGGTTATATGCCTGAGGGGAGCCAGTGGGCCAGTGTTGGGCTGCGGGCCTCATTTCAGGTGCAGAACGgtacagctgtgtttgttacTCTGGACTGCATCCGCGGACGAGTTAACCAGATAACACACGAGGGCGGCACTAACATTTCAATCCTCTGGGTTGCAGTTTGA